The nucleotide window CGACGCGAGGAGGCTTGGGTGGTGGACACGAATGTTGTGAAAGTTCTGGTCGTAGACGTGCCAATCGCGGTGCACGAACGCGCCGGCCACCTGGGTGCTGATGTCCTGGTAAAGCGATCCGCCCAGGGCCACGTTCAGGATCTGCAGGCCGCGGCAGATGCCGAACACGGGTTTGCCAAGCTCGATGAAGGCGCGAATGAGCGCGATCTCATAGGCGTCACGCACCGGGTCGCCGCTCCAGTCTGGCTGCAGGGGTGTTTCCCCGTAGCTTTCGGGCGCAACGTCTGCCCCCCCCTGCAACACCAGGCCGTCGAGGTCGAGCGCGAAGGCGTCGAGGGCCACCGCATGCTGGCGGTCGGGGGAGGGGATGAGATAGGCCAGCGCGCCTTCCGACATGATCCAGTGGGAGAGCTGCTGCTCGACGTACTTGAGGGTCTTGCCCTTGAAGAGCGCCCGCTGAGGATCGGCGTGGAGGAACCCGGCCGATAGACCAATGCGCAGAGGTGCCGTCACGAGGAAAACGCCTTCTCGAAGAGGGTTTGGAAATCGTCCCGGTTGCAGGGGCGAGGGTTGTTCTGATGACAGCCGTCGGCCACGGCCACGTCCACGAGCGCGCTCAGGTGGTCGCGGCTGACGCCCGCCGCGGTGAGCGTGGCGGGGATCCCGATGCGGGCCTTGAGGCGCTCGAGCCACGCAAAGAACGCGGGCGCCCCGGGGTCGGTCAGGCCCGCGGCTTGCGCCAGCCGACGAAACTTGTCACCCACGGCGTCCACATTGAGGCGCAGGGCGTGGTCGATCATCACGCCATTGGCCAGCCCGTGGTGCATGTTGCAGACCGTTCCCAGGGCGTGTGCCGAGGAGTGCACGATCCCAAGGCCCTTCTGAAAAGCGATCGCCCCCATCATGGATGACATCAACATGCCCGCTCTGGCCTCGAGATCCTCCGGGGTTGCCACCGCGCGCGGCAGATGGAAAGCCGCCAGGTGCACGCCCTCGAGCGCAATGCCCTCGCAGATCGGGTGGTAGGCGCGGGCGAGAAACGCTTCCACGTTGTGGGTGAGGGCGTCCATGCCCGTTGCAGCCGTGACGGCGGCAGGAAGTCCCACGGTCAGCTCGGGATCGGCGTACACCACCTTGGCCAAAAGACGCGGGGAAAAGATGATCTTTTTAACGTGCGTGTCGTCATCCGAGATGACGGCGCTGCGCCCCACTTCGCTGCCGGTGCCCGCGGTGGTGGGCAGGGCCACCCAGAAGGGGATGGGGCGATCGATCGCGCGCGCGCCGGGCAGCTCGTCTTCGTAATCGAAGAGCGCCCCCGGGTGGTTCACCATGAGCGCGATCGCCTTGGCCACGTCGAGTGCGGCGCCGCCTCCGAGTCCCACGATGCCATCGGCGCCGTGTGCGGCGTAGGCCTTCACGCCGGCCGTCACCTGCGACGCGACCGGATTGCCCCACACGCCATCGAACGTGGCCGGCGTGAGGCCTGCTGCCGCCAGGGACGCGGCGAGGTCTTTCGTCAACGGAAGGGCTGCGAGCGCCTTGTCCGTGACGATGAGGGGCCGGCGCAGGCCTTCGGCGTCGAGCCGGGGCGCCACCTGATGACGGGCGCCGTTGCCGAAGTGAATCTCGGTGGGAAACGCAAAACGAGACAGGGGTGTGTCAGTCATGGTTGGGCCTCGCGGCAAGGTGTTTCAGATGATCTCGAAGTATCGTTCCAGCTCCCACGAGGTGACCGCGTCCCGAAAGCGGCGCCATTCCCACCGGCGCGTCGCCACGAAGTGGTCGATGAACGCGGGGGGCAGGATTTCGCGGGCCAGCTGCGAGGTGGCCATCGCCTCCGTGGCCGCCTCGAGCGTGCGGGGCAGACGCGGGGCGTGCTCGTTCACGTAGGCGCTGCCCGTGGTGGGCGGCAACGTCAGCGCAAGCTGATGTCTCACGCCGTACAGGCCGGCGGCCAGGGCTCCCGCGATGGCGAGGTAAGGGTTCACGTCGGCGCCTGGCACGCGCAGCTCGAGCCGGGTCGACTTGGCGCTGCCCGGGATCACGCGCGCAGCGACGGTGCGGTTGTCGAGGCCCCACGACACCTTGGTGGGCGCCCAGAAGCCATCCACGAGCCGCTTGTAGCTGTTCACGGTGGGGGCGAAGAGCGGCAAAATCTCGGGCAGGCAGTGCAGGATGCCCGCCAGATAGCTCTTGAAGGTGGCGCTCATGCGGTGGGGATCTTTGGCGTCGAAAAACACATTTTTTCCCGAGGCCCACAGGCTTTGGTGCAAATGCCCGCTCGATCCGGGGAGCTTGTCGTTCCAGCGCGCCATGAAGGTGGGCATGATGCCGAAGCGCGCCCCGATCTCCTTGGCGGACGCCTTGAAGAGCGTGGCGCGATCGGCGGCCTCGAGCGCATCCGTGTACAGGATGGCGGCCTCGAGCACGCCGGGCCCCGTCTCCGTATGAAGCCCTTCGATGGGAACACCGAAGGCGGCCAAGTCGTCGAGCAGGGCATTGAAAAAGGGAAGATTGCGGCTCGTGCGCAGCAAGGAATAGCCGAACATGCCGGGCGTGAGCGGCGCAAGGTTCGCGTGCTGTTTGTCCCTCAGGCTTTCAGGGCTTTCCTGGAAGTTGAACCACTCGAACTCCATTCCCATCT belongs to Myxococcales bacterium and includes:
- a CDS encoding gamma-glutamyl-gamma-aminobutyrate hydrolase family protein (Members of this family of hydrolases with an active site Cys residue belong to MEROPS family C26.) → MTAPLRIGLSAGFLHADPQRALFKGKTLKYVEQQLSHWIMSEGALAYLIPSPDRQHAVALDAFALDLDGLVLQGGADVAPESYGETPLQPDWSGDPVRDAYEIALIRAFIELGKPVFGICRGLQILNVALGGSLYQDISTQVAGAFVHRDWHVYDQNFHNIRVHHPSLLASLYPNTATARVCSVHHQAVKEVGQHLQVEARSIDDDVVEALRYTGPSWAFGVQWHPEWHDPNDPALMDGRVLLQDFLTAARKRRHDGRPGQDQR
- a CDS encoding iron-containing alcohol dehydrogenase; this encodes MTDTPLSRFAFPTEIHFGNGARHQVAPRLDAEGLRRPLIVTDKALAALPLTKDLAASLAAAGLTPATFDGVWGNPVASQVTAGVKAYAAHGADGIVGLGGGAALDVAKAIALMVNHPGALFDYEDELPGARAIDRPIPFWVALPTTAGTGSEVGRSAVISDDDTHVKKIIFSPRLLAKVVYADPELTVGLPAAVTAATGMDALTHNVEAFLARAYHPICEGIALEGVHLAAFHLPRAVATPEDLEARAGMLMSSMMGAIAFQKGLGIVHSSAHALGTVCNMHHGLANGVMIDHALRLNVDAVGDKFRRLAQAAGLTDPGAPAFFAWLERLKARIGIPATLTAAGVSRDHLSALVDVAVADGCHQNNPRPCNRDDFQTLFEKAFSS
- a CDS encoding glutamine synthetase, which codes for MSKAGKPNILDQLRRLDTQKVKVAVTDIDGVLRGKYLHLEKFLSAAEGGLGFCNVIFGWDCGDVCYDDITYTGWHTGYPDAEARVDLGTFRRVPWDGQIPFFLADFAAPAAKDGAPPPPCPRRLLREVIAQAEEAGLSAKMGMEFEWFNFQESPESLRDKQHANLAPLTPGMFGYSLLRTSRNLPFFNALLDDLAAFGVPIEGLHTETGPGVLEAAILYTDALEAADRATLFKASAKEIGARFGIMPTFMARWNDKLPGSSGHLHQSLWASGKNVFFDAKDPHRMSATFKSYLAGILHCLPEILPLFAPTVNSYKRLVDGFWAPTKVSWGLDNRTVAARVIPGSAKSTRLELRVPGADVNPYLAIAGALAAGLYGVRHQLALTLPPTTGSAYVNEHAPRLPRTLEAATEAMATSQLAREILPPAFIDHFVATRRWEWRRFRDAVTSWELERYFEII